One segment of Megachile rotundata isolate GNS110a chromosome 6, iyMegRotu1, whole genome shotgun sequence DNA contains the following:
- the LOC100881607 gene encoding uncharacterized protein LOC100881607 isoform X3: MESNEVGPVNLQKLLTPASDSQGILQSKNRKMFASSYFYAPTHPTVEDQVELARRISHSLSDVKNMKSKGQSMYVNRKKRSVKWIHDGNGVEDEEEPSTAIHRDKVPLKCMMNPHGKVLDIHGIQALGEEVNIEPMPKNPEKLFDIVRDLNNQKGRGAEIFAKRRKRSEKWVVDRDQPQTPNTPGTPKGLGYSGKPEMNGSSKFSTLPPLTPIAPEPTVQKPFYNPFTVDLSLDDANTPTTGRNQFRCNGQECNHSSTEVKKIYLREVAVGTDNDFALDESRSSIIEKSRRTAFDPDNEQRNNYHARYNGSENTNKRNHYHNKASLNKFNYSNGRHATNKETKHHHVKEQRITERIKISEEREFVNNQREIDSIRVDSDKSEYTPIPVKQLIQEFEKTCRPVLQYKQISPKVIPIVQHSPIDSDIARFFETRNSVKSNNVEDHRRTAGQRAYEEPVRFRDNCDNVYLSTDDTEYTTDETDSQTNDYASEEMIYREKSETSSVMNGDHEYSTIYREECSSRRRSVTSEEVENFCNNGDGKFRNTESDVPVEAKSLLLSMIASQEDILETIKHLRNTPVLDNLLHGVSPDIKFDVCQDDGKKLYESNTYSGPKLASIHNLTNYNTAPRGWDQSLTFYRPIKFEKPQEIVYSDF, translated from the exons ATG GAGAGCAATGAGGTTGGACCGGTCAATTTGCAGAAATTACTCACCCCTGCGTCTGACTCGCAGGGGATTTTGCAATCGAAAAATA GAAAAATGTTTGCGTCGTCGTATTTTTACGCGCCAACGCATCCGACCGTCGAGGATCAAGTTGAACTCGCTCGACGAATTTCGCATTCGTTGAGCGACGTGAAAAACATGAAAAGTAAAGGTCAATCTATGTATGTGAACAGAAAAAAGCGGTCTGTTAAATGGATACACGATGGCAATG GTGTAGAAGACGAGGAAGAACCTTCAACCGCAATTCACAGA GACAAGGTTCCTTTAAAATGCATGATGAACCCGCACGGAAAAGTGTTAGATATACACGGTATTCAAGCTTTAGGCGAAGAAGTAAACATTGAACCAATGCCAAAGAATCCTGAGAAACTCTTTGATATCGTGCGTGACCTGAATAACCAAAAAGGCCGCG GTGCGGAGATATTCGCGAAACGTAGGAAAAGGTCGGAGAAATGGGTCGTGGACAGGGATCAACCGCAAACACCCAACACTCCGGGGACACCTAAGGGACTGGGGTACTCGGGAAAACCG GAAATGAATGGTTCTTCGAAATTTTCGACGTTGCCTCCACTCACACCGATCGCACCCGAGCCAACCGTCCAGAAACCATTTTACAATCCCTTCACCGTGGATTTGTCTTTAGACGACGCGAATACACCCACGACAG GCAGAAATCAGTTTCGTTGCAACGGTCAAGAGTGTAATCACTCGAGCACCGAAGTGAAAAAGATATATCTGAGAGAAGTGGCAGTCGGCACCGATAATGATTTTGCTTTGGATGAATCTCGATCATCGATCATCGAAAAATCACGTCGAACCGCTTTCGATCCTGATAACGAGCAGCGCAATAATTATCACGCCAGATATAACGGCAGCGAAAATACTAACaaacgcaatcactatcacaacaAGGCTTCGCTCAACAAATTTAACTACTCTAACGGCCGCCATGCTACTAACAAAGAAACAAAGCATCATCATGTGAAGGAGCAACGCATCACGGAGCGTATAAAAATCAGCGAAGAACGCGAGTTTGTAAATAATCAACGAGAAATCGACTCGATCCGCGTAGACAGCGATAAAAGCGAATACACACCCATACCGGTCAAACAGTTGATACAAGAATTCGAAAAAACTTGTAGGCCAGTTCTGCAGTATAAACAAATCAGTCCAAAGGTTATTCCGATTGTACAGCATTCTCCTATAGACAGCGACATTGCACGGTTCTTTGAAACGCGAAATTCTGTCAAATCTAACAACGTGGAAGATCATAGGAG AACAGCTGGTCAGCGAGCGTACGAGGAACCCGTGAGGTTTCGAGATAATTGCGACAACGTTTACCTGTCTACCGATGACACGGAATACACAACGGACGAAACCGATTCGCAGACGAACGATTATGCCAGCGAGGAAATGATCTATCGCGAAAAATCGGAGACCTCGAGCGTGATGAACGGAGATCACGAATATTCGACGATCTACCGAGAAGAATGTTCGAGCCGTCGCCGATCGGTCACTTCCGAGGAAGTGGAAAACTTTTGCAACAACGGGGACGGAAAGTTTAGGAACACAGAGTCGGACGTGCCCGTAGAAGCAAAGTCGTTGCTGCTTTCGATGATCGCTTCGCAGGAGGATATTTTAGAGACCATCAAACATTTGCGAAACACCCCGGTTTTGGATAATCTTTTGCACGGCGTTTCGCCCGATATCAAATTTGATGTCTGTCAGGATGATG GTAAAAAACTTTACGAGAGCAACACCTATTCAGGACCGAAGTTAGCCAGCATTCACAACTTGACGAATTACAACACGGCACCACGTGGCTGGGATCAATCTCTAACCTTCTATCGGCCAATAAAATTCGAGAAACCGCAGGAAATCGTGTATTCAGACTTTTAG
- the LOC100881607 gene encoding uncharacterized protein LOC100881607 isoform X2 — protein MRRTPFDNVASKNSKDAECKYSVNYSSRQENQYLQRSYSADNVVIRSRGFKPSDRHDPVKRNFLEHLTSKILHFDMESNEVGPVNLQKLLTPASDSQGILQSKNRKMFASSYFYAPTHPTVEDQVELARRISHSLSDVKNMKSKGQSMYVNRKKRSVKWIHDGNGVEDEEEPSTAIHRDKVPLKCMMNPHGKVLDIHGIQALGEEVNIEPMPKNPEKLFDIVRDLNNQKGRGAEIFAKRRKRSEKWVVDRDQPQTPNTPGTPKGLGYSGKPEMNGSSKFSTLPPLTPIAPEPTVQKPFYNPFTVDLSLDDANTPTTGRNQFRCNGQECNHSSTEVKKIYLREVAVGTDNDFALDESRSSIIEKSRRTAFDPDNEQRNNYHARYNGSENTNKRNHYHNKASLNKFNYSNGRHATNKETKHHHVKEQRITERIKISEEREFVNNQREIDSIRVDSDKSEYTPIPVKQLIQEFEKTCRPVLQYKQISPKVIPIVQHSPIDSDIARFFETRNSVKSNNVEDHRRTAGQRAYEEPVRFRDNCDNVYLSTDDTEYTTDETDSQTNDYASEEMIYREKSETSSVMNGDHEYSTIYREECSSRRRSVTSEEVENFCNNGDGKFRNTESDVPVEAKSLLLSMIASQEDILETIKHLRNTPVLDNLLHGVSPDIKFDVCQDDGKKLYESNTYSGPKLASIHNLTNYNTAPRGWDQSLTFYRPIKFEKPQEIVYSDF, from the exons TGTTGCATCGAAAAATTCGAAGGATGCCGAATGCAAGTACAGCGTGAATTATAGCAGTAGACAGGAGAATCAGTATCTGCAGCGAAGTTATTCCGCGGACAATGTTGTAATACGTTCCCGTGGTTTTAAGCCCTCCGATAGGCACGATCCTGTCAAAAGGAATTTCCTTGAACATTTGACCTCGAAAATACTACATTTTGATATG GAGAGCAATGAGGTTGGACCGGTCAATTTGCAGAAATTACTCACCCCTGCGTCTGACTCGCAGGGGATTTTGCAATCGAAAAATA GAAAAATGTTTGCGTCGTCGTATTTTTACGCGCCAACGCATCCGACCGTCGAGGATCAAGTTGAACTCGCTCGACGAATTTCGCATTCGTTGAGCGACGTGAAAAACATGAAAAGTAAAGGTCAATCTATGTATGTGAACAGAAAAAAGCGGTCTGTTAAATGGATACACGATGGCAATG GTGTAGAAGACGAGGAAGAACCTTCAACCGCAATTCACAGA GACAAGGTTCCTTTAAAATGCATGATGAACCCGCACGGAAAAGTGTTAGATATACACGGTATTCAAGCTTTAGGCGAAGAAGTAAACATTGAACCAATGCCAAAGAATCCTGAGAAACTCTTTGATATCGTGCGTGACCTGAATAACCAAAAAGGCCGCG GTGCGGAGATATTCGCGAAACGTAGGAAAAGGTCGGAGAAATGGGTCGTGGACAGGGATCAACCGCAAACACCCAACACTCCGGGGACACCTAAGGGACTGGGGTACTCGGGAAAACCG GAAATGAATGGTTCTTCGAAATTTTCGACGTTGCCTCCACTCACACCGATCGCACCCGAGCCAACCGTCCAGAAACCATTTTACAATCCCTTCACCGTGGATTTGTCTTTAGACGACGCGAATACACCCACGACAG GCAGAAATCAGTTTCGTTGCAACGGTCAAGAGTGTAATCACTCGAGCACCGAAGTGAAAAAGATATATCTGAGAGAAGTGGCAGTCGGCACCGATAATGATTTTGCTTTGGATGAATCTCGATCATCGATCATCGAAAAATCACGTCGAACCGCTTTCGATCCTGATAACGAGCAGCGCAATAATTATCACGCCAGATATAACGGCAGCGAAAATACTAACaaacgcaatcactatcacaacaAGGCTTCGCTCAACAAATTTAACTACTCTAACGGCCGCCATGCTACTAACAAAGAAACAAAGCATCATCATGTGAAGGAGCAACGCATCACGGAGCGTATAAAAATCAGCGAAGAACGCGAGTTTGTAAATAATCAACGAGAAATCGACTCGATCCGCGTAGACAGCGATAAAAGCGAATACACACCCATACCGGTCAAACAGTTGATACAAGAATTCGAAAAAACTTGTAGGCCAGTTCTGCAGTATAAACAAATCAGTCCAAAGGTTATTCCGATTGTACAGCATTCTCCTATAGACAGCGACATTGCACGGTTCTTTGAAACGCGAAATTCTGTCAAATCTAACAACGTGGAAGATCATAGGAG AACAGCTGGTCAGCGAGCGTACGAGGAACCCGTGAGGTTTCGAGATAATTGCGACAACGTTTACCTGTCTACCGATGACACGGAATACACAACGGACGAAACCGATTCGCAGACGAACGATTATGCCAGCGAGGAAATGATCTATCGCGAAAAATCGGAGACCTCGAGCGTGATGAACGGAGATCACGAATATTCGACGATCTACCGAGAAGAATGTTCGAGCCGTCGCCGATCGGTCACTTCCGAGGAAGTGGAAAACTTTTGCAACAACGGGGACGGAAAGTTTAGGAACACAGAGTCGGACGTGCCCGTAGAAGCAAAGTCGTTGCTGCTTTCGATGATCGCTTCGCAGGAGGATATTTTAGAGACCATCAAACATTTGCGAAACACCCCGGTTTTGGATAATCTTTTGCACGGCGTTTCGCCCGATATCAAATTTGATGTCTGTCAGGATGATG GTAAAAAACTTTACGAGAGCAACACCTATTCAGGACCGAAGTTAGCCAGCATTCACAACTTGACGAATTACAACACGGCACCACGTGGCTGGGATCAATCTCTAACCTTCTATCGGCCAATAAAATTCGAGAAACCGCAGGAAATCGTGTATTCAGACTTTTAG
- the LOC100881607 gene encoding uncharacterized protein LOC100881607 isoform X1 produces the protein MRRTPFDNHILSNTYNSYSVASKNSKDAECKYSVNYSSRQENQYLQRSYSADNVVIRSRGFKPSDRHDPVKRNFLEHLTSKILHFDMESNEVGPVNLQKLLTPASDSQGILQSKNRKMFASSYFYAPTHPTVEDQVELARRISHSLSDVKNMKSKGQSMYVNRKKRSVKWIHDGNGVEDEEEPSTAIHRDKVPLKCMMNPHGKVLDIHGIQALGEEVNIEPMPKNPEKLFDIVRDLNNQKGRGAEIFAKRRKRSEKWVVDRDQPQTPNTPGTPKGLGYSGKPEMNGSSKFSTLPPLTPIAPEPTVQKPFYNPFTVDLSLDDANTPTTGRNQFRCNGQECNHSSTEVKKIYLREVAVGTDNDFALDESRSSIIEKSRRTAFDPDNEQRNNYHARYNGSENTNKRNHYHNKASLNKFNYSNGRHATNKETKHHHVKEQRITERIKISEEREFVNNQREIDSIRVDSDKSEYTPIPVKQLIQEFEKTCRPVLQYKQISPKVIPIVQHSPIDSDIARFFETRNSVKSNNVEDHRRTAGQRAYEEPVRFRDNCDNVYLSTDDTEYTTDETDSQTNDYASEEMIYREKSETSSVMNGDHEYSTIYREECSSRRRSVTSEEVENFCNNGDGKFRNTESDVPVEAKSLLLSMIASQEDILETIKHLRNTPVLDNLLHGVSPDIKFDVCQDDGKKLYESNTYSGPKLASIHNLTNYNTAPRGWDQSLTFYRPIKFEKPQEIVYSDF, from the exons CCACATTTTAAGCAACACATACAATTCGTATAGTGTTGCATCGAAAAATTCGAAGGATGCCGAATGCAAGTACAGCGTGAATTATAGCAGTAGACAGGAGAATCAGTATCTGCAGCGAAGTTATTCCGCGGACAATGTTGTAATACGTTCCCGTGGTTTTAAGCCCTCCGATAGGCACGATCCTGTCAAAAGGAATTTCCTTGAACATTTGACCTCGAAAATACTACATTTTGATATG GAGAGCAATGAGGTTGGACCGGTCAATTTGCAGAAATTACTCACCCCTGCGTCTGACTCGCAGGGGATTTTGCAATCGAAAAATA GAAAAATGTTTGCGTCGTCGTATTTTTACGCGCCAACGCATCCGACCGTCGAGGATCAAGTTGAACTCGCTCGACGAATTTCGCATTCGTTGAGCGACGTGAAAAACATGAAAAGTAAAGGTCAATCTATGTATGTGAACAGAAAAAAGCGGTCTGTTAAATGGATACACGATGGCAATG GTGTAGAAGACGAGGAAGAACCTTCAACCGCAATTCACAGA GACAAGGTTCCTTTAAAATGCATGATGAACCCGCACGGAAAAGTGTTAGATATACACGGTATTCAAGCTTTAGGCGAAGAAGTAAACATTGAACCAATGCCAAAGAATCCTGAGAAACTCTTTGATATCGTGCGTGACCTGAATAACCAAAAAGGCCGCG GTGCGGAGATATTCGCGAAACGTAGGAAAAGGTCGGAGAAATGGGTCGTGGACAGGGATCAACCGCAAACACCCAACACTCCGGGGACACCTAAGGGACTGGGGTACTCGGGAAAACCG GAAATGAATGGTTCTTCGAAATTTTCGACGTTGCCTCCACTCACACCGATCGCACCCGAGCCAACCGTCCAGAAACCATTTTACAATCCCTTCACCGTGGATTTGTCTTTAGACGACGCGAATACACCCACGACAG GCAGAAATCAGTTTCGTTGCAACGGTCAAGAGTGTAATCACTCGAGCACCGAAGTGAAAAAGATATATCTGAGAGAAGTGGCAGTCGGCACCGATAATGATTTTGCTTTGGATGAATCTCGATCATCGATCATCGAAAAATCACGTCGAACCGCTTTCGATCCTGATAACGAGCAGCGCAATAATTATCACGCCAGATATAACGGCAGCGAAAATACTAACaaacgcaatcactatcacaacaAGGCTTCGCTCAACAAATTTAACTACTCTAACGGCCGCCATGCTACTAACAAAGAAACAAAGCATCATCATGTGAAGGAGCAACGCATCACGGAGCGTATAAAAATCAGCGAAGAACGCGAGTTTGTAAATAATCAACGAGAAATCGACTCGATCCGCGTAGACAGCGATAAAAGCGAATACACACCCATACCGGTCAAACAGTTGATACAAGAATTCGAAAAAACTTGTAGGCCAGTTCTGCAGTATAAACAAATCAGTCCAAAGGTTATTCCGATTGTACAGCATTCTCCTATAGACAGCGACATTGCACGGTTCTTTGAAACGCGAAATTCTGTCAAATCTAACAACGTGGAAGATCATAGGAG AACAGCTGGTCAGCGAGCGTACGAGGAACCCGTGAGGTTTCGAGATAATTGCGACAACGTTTACCTGTCTACCGATGACACGGAATACACAACGGACGAAACCGATTCGCAGACGAACGATTATGCCAGCGAGGAAATGATCTATCGCGAAAAATCGGAGACCTCGAGCGTGATGAACGGAGATCACGAATATTCGACGATCTACCGAGAAGAATGTTCGAGCCGTCGCCGATCGGTCACTTCCGAGGAAGTGGAAAACTTTTGCAACAACGGGGACGGAAAGTTTAGGAACACAGAGTCGGACGTGCCCGTAGAAGCAAAGTCGTTGCTGCTTTCGATGATCGCTTCGCAGGAGGATATTTTAGAGACCATCAAACATTTGCGAAACACCCCGGTTTTGGATAATCTTTTGCACGGCGTTTCGCCCGATATCAAATTTGATGTCTGTCAGGATGATG GTAAAAAACTTTACGAGAGCAACACCTATTCAGGACCGAAGTTAGCCAGCATTCACAACTTGACGAATTACAACACGGCACCACGTGGCTGGGATCAATCTCTAACCTTCTATCGGCCAATAAAATTCGAGAAACCGCAGGAAATCGTGTATTCAGACTTTTAG